A window from Andrena cerasifolii isolate SP2316 unplaced genomic scaffold, iyAndCera1_principal scaffold0105, whole genome shotgun sequence encodes these proteins:
- the LOC143378078 gene encoding uncharacterized protein LOC143378078, whose protein sequence is MLQLLGKASISAHTSNCSSNPLPAVLLATAKVKVQCRDGGTKIVRALVDQGSEVSLLTEQLAQQLCLPRKPANIRIVGVGNQRTERVRGQIQLTFAAHFGATESHVITALVLPRITSYQPRVDRRSSTWAHLKDLALADPNFEAEGPIELLLGADAFAIVILEGIARGHTGEPVAQRTTLGWIVSGPASPDIANDTVTSQRVATLQSSSEEELLPLIRRFWEQEEVMVSPAYTIEEQNCEEHFKETHRRLPSGRYMVRLPLRGTMELGESRRGAKRMLLRMEAKFKREPAFAEAYHTFMREYSQLTHMSKVQGDLLGPYYYLPHHGVLKESSTTTRLRVVFNGSSLTTSGQSLNEGLMVGPNLLPSLQQLLLRWRVHRVCLTADIEKMYRQILIHPDDRRYQRVLWRESTDSDIQDFELNTVTYGLACAPYLAIRTLRQLASDEQARFPRAAAILQHDVYMDDVVTGADSLQEAAELQTELRQLCQAGGFNLRKWASNRTALMEQLPTGDAISECKWQAGETHTALGVRWSLADDSFRVHVHSPSADGAVTRRLVLSTIAKIFDPLGLVSPVTVNAKIFMQSLWLKHLDWDSPLPPAEAGYWRSFLEDLPDLNRITTPRWLGVQAASQQRELHGFADASERAYAAAIYLRVVDTDGCVRTQLITAKTKVAPLKRVSIPRLELSAATLLTKLMALTCGSLGLTDTTIHLWSDSTITLAWIQGHPTRWKTYVANRVSEIQRTLPGARWHHVASKDNPADCASRGLPPSQLPEFSLWWTGPAWLTSSADWSQEKPSPLPNTDLEARSTCHPASGEPATDENPLMRYSSLNLLLRITAWCLRWLPRKTAGARGTHLKPAEVNAARTHWLLLEQQREFALEIRQLTRGLPLSHRSNLLRLNPYLDDQGLLRVGGRLRHAALPLDAKHQFLLPRNSRLTELTRAVHLELISDYSTEAFLAALRRFTSRRGFCTVIQSDQGTTFVGAARELQGMLEHLNSGQDAVHSTLLRQGTEWRFNPLLPPTSAGFGKPPLNRPSITSGG, encoded by the exons ATGCTACAACTGCTTGGGAAAGCATCAA TTTCGGCCCATACGTCTAACTGCTCGTCCAACCCATTGCCTGCCGTTCTTCTCGCGACGGCAAAGGTGAAAGTACAGTGCCGTGACGGTGGTACAAAGATAGTGCGCGCACTTGTAGATCAAGGCAGCGAAGTCTCTCTTCTCACCGAGCAGCTGGCTCAGCAATTATGTCTTCCTCGTAAACCAGCTAATATTCGAATCGTCGGTGTCGGGAATCAGCGAACAGAACGAGTCCGTGGTCAAATCCAGTTGACATTTGCCGCCCACTTCGGTGCCACGGAGTCGCACGTCATAACCGCCTTGGTGTTGCCTCGCATCACATCGTACCAGCCACGAGTTGATCGGCGATCTTCAACTTGGGCGCATTTGAAAGACCTTGCGCTAGCTGACCCGAACTTCGAGGCTGAGGGACCTATAGAATTGCTGTTAGGTGCCGATGCCTTTGCTATCGTAATACTGGAAGGCATTGCAAGGGGTCATACCGGAGAGCCCGTTGCGCAAAGAACCACGCTTGGTTGGATAGTGTCCGGACCTGCTTCACCGGACATCGCAAACGACACTGTCACCAGCCAAAGAGTTGCAACACTGCAAAGTTCCTCCGAGGAGGAGCTACTTCCCTTGATACGTCGTTTCTGGGAACAGGAAGAAGTGATGGTGTCACCCGCTTACACCATAGAGGAACAGAACTGCGAGGAACACTTCAAGGAAACTCACCGACGTCTACCTTCCGGACGTTACATGGTTCGCCTACCGCTTCGTGGGACAATGGAGCTCGGCGAATCTCGGCGAGGTGCTAAGCGAATGTTGCTGAGGATGGAAGCTAAATTCAAAAGGGAACCCGCCTTTGCTGAAGCCTACCACACATTCATGCGTGAGTACAGTCAACTCACTCATATGTCTAAGGTTCAGGGTGATCTGCTAGGCCCCTATTATTACCTGCCACATCACGGGGTTCTGAAGGAAAGCAGCACGACCACCCGACTACGAGTGGTCTTCAATGGATCGTCTCTAACTACCTCAGGCCAGTCGCTAAACGAAGGATTAATGGTGGGGCCGAACCTGCTGCCTAGTCTGCAACAATTACTCCTCCGCTGGCGCGTCCATCGAGTCTGCCTCACAGCCGACATCGAAAAAATGTACCGTCAAATTCTGATTCACCCTGACGACCGTCGCTACCAAAGAGTCCTATGGAGGGAAAGTACCGACAGTGACATTCAAGATTTCGAACTAAATACAGTCACCTACGGACTTGCCTGTGCTCCTTACCTCGCCATTCGGACATTACGACAACTCGCTTCGGACGAGCAAGCTCGATTTCCAAGAGCTGCTGCTATACTGCAACACGACGTATATATGGATGACGTCGTGACGGGAGCTGACTCGCTACAGGAAGCGGCCGAGTTGCAAACGGAGCTACGACAACTTTGCCAAGCTGGAGGATTCAACTTAAGGAAATGGGCCTCCAATCGAACCGCGCTTATGGAACAATTACCTACCGGTGATGCAATTTCGGAGTGCAAGTGGCAAGCCGGGGAGACTCACACTGCTCTAGGGGTCCGTTGGAGCTTGGCGGATGACAGCTTCCGAGTTCACGTTCATTCTCCCTCCGCGGACGGCGCTGTGACAAGACGTTTGGTTTTATCGACTATTGCTAAAATTTTCGATCCACTGGGCTTGGTTTCCCCAGTTACAGTGAACGCTAAAATATTCATGCAGTCCCTCTGGTTAAAACATTTAGATTGGGACTCTCCTCTGCCGCCAGCTGAGGCTGGATACTGGAGATCGTTTCTAGAGGACTTGCCCGATCTCAACCGCATCACTACACCTCGCTGGCTCGGTGTCCAAGCTGCCTCACAACAACGGGAACTCCATGGTTTCGCTGACGCTTCGGAGCGAGCCTATGCTGCAGCAATATACCTCCGAGTCGTGGACACTGACGGCTGCGTTCGGACTCAACTGATTACCGCAAAAACGAAGGTGGCACCCTTGAAACGTGTATCGATACCACGACTTGAGCTGAGTGCCGCTACCTTGCTCACCAAACTAATGGCTCTTACCTGCGGGAGTCTGGGATTAACCGACACCACCATTCACTTGTGGAGCGACTCCACAATCACTCTGGCGTGGATTCAAGGACATCCAACTCGATGGAAGACCTACGTGGCCAATCGAGTTTCCGAAATCCAACGAACGCTACCTGGAGCTCGCTGGCATCACGTAGCCAGCAAGGACAATCCGGCGGACTGTGCTTCTCGAGGATTACCGCCCAGTCAGTTGCCCGAATTCTCGCTGTGGTGGACAGGACCTGCCTGGCTAACCTCTTCAGCAGATTGGTCGCAAGAGAAGCCTTCGCCTCTACCCAACACTGATTTGGAGGCTCGGTCAACATGCCATCCGGCATCGGGTGAACCTGCAACGGATGAGAATCCTTTAATGCGTTATTCATCCTTGAATTTACTCCTTAGAATCACCGCCTGGTGCCTGCGGTGGCTACCCCGGAAAACAGCTGGCGCTCGAGGGACCCACCTGAAGCCAGCTGAAGTCAACGCAGCCCGGACTCACTGGCTCCTACTCGAGCAACAGAGGGAATTCGCCCTCGAGATCCGGCAGCTAACTCGAGGCCTGCCGCTATCCCACCGCAGCAATTTGCTGCGACTCAATCCGTATCTGGATGACCAGGGCTTACTAAGAGTTGGAGGACGCCTCCGCCATGCTGCTCTTCCCCTAGATGCCAAACATCAATTCTTGTTACCCCGAAACAGCCGGTTGACCGAGCT TACTCGTGCTGTCCACTTAGAGCTGATCTCCGATTACAGTACGGAGGCCTTCCTTGCCGCACTGCGGCGATTCACATCCCGTCGAGGCTTTTGCACCGTGATCCAGAGCGATCAAGGGACTACCTTCGTCGGCGCTGCTCGGGAGCTCCAAGGGATGTTGGAGCATCTCAACTCGGGTCAGGATGCCGTCCACTCCACTCTACTGAGACAAGGCACTGAGTGGCGTTTCAACCCCCTGCTGCCCCCCACTTCGGCGGGCTTTGGGAAGCCGCCGTTAAATCGACCAAGTATCACCTCAGGAGGGTGA